A DNA window from Streptomyces sp. CA-278952 contains the following coding sequences:
- a CDS encoding TIGR03084 family metal-binding protein: MSAVIAVIDDLRAESDELDALVRELDVPGWRGPTPAERWTVAHQIAHLSWTDEVALLAATEPDRFGDEVVKALAAPETFVDEAAEALVAAHDPDALLARWRQGRHRLDKALRDAPAGTRIPWYGPPMSIASMATARLMETWAHGQDIADALGVTRTPTTRLRHVARIGVRARNYAYGVRGIAAPEEEFRVELHTPGGELITYGPEEAVQRITGPLLDFCLLVTQRAHRSDLAVTAEGRDADQWLGIAQAFAGPPGPGRPPRAEQGDPQ; the protein is encoded by the coding sequence GTGTCCGCTGTCATAGCCGTGATCGACGATCTGCGCGCAGAGAGCGACGAACTCGACGCACTCGTACGCGAGTTGGACGTGCCCGGCTGGCGCGGGCCGACCCCGGCCGAGCGGTGGACCGTGGCCCACCAGATCGCCCACCTCAGCTGGACCGACGAGGTCGCGCTGCTGGCGGCCACCGAGCCGGACCGGTTCGGGGACGAGGTGGTCAAGGCCCTCGCCGCGCCCGAGACCTTCGTCGACGAGGCGGCCGAGGCGCTGGTCGCCGCCCATGACCCGGACGCCCTGCTCGCCCGGTGGCGGCAGGGGCGGCACCGGCTCGACAAGGCCCTGAGGGACGCCCCGGCCGGCACCCGGATCCCCTGGTACGGGCCGCCGATGAGCATCGCGTCCATGGCGACCGCCCGGCTCATGGAGACCTGGGCGCACGGCCAGGACATCGCCGACGCCCTCGGGGTGACCCGGACCCCCACCACCCGGCTCCGGCATGTGGCGCGGATCGGCGTCCGGGCCCGGAACTACGCCTACGGGGTGCGCGGGATCGCCGCGCCCGAGGAGGAGTTCCGCGTCGAACTGCACACCCCGGGCGGCGAGTTGATCACGTACGGGCCGGAGGAGGCCGTCCAGCGGATCACCGGACCGCTCCTCGACTTCTGCCTCCTGGTCACCCAGCGCGCCCACCGCTCCGACCTCGCGGTCACCGCCGAGGGGCGCGACGCCGACCAGTGGCTCGGGATCGCCCAGGCCTTCGCGGGGCCTCCCGGGCCGGGCCGCCCGCCCCGCGCGGAGCAGGGCGACCCCCAGTGA
- a CDS encoding transposase: MARASNPSGTTAMWVRDHLDGLWDDRDFAFWYPRDGRPGLSPAQLATVCVLQFLLNLSDRQAAETVPHRLHVRTRPGPGRPGIPPQRADGLP; this comes from the coding sequence ATGGCGCGGGCCAGTAACCCCAGCGGCACCACGGCGATGTGGGTACGTGATCACCTCGATGGTCTCTGGGACGACAGGGACTTCGCTTTTTGGTACCCGCGCGATGGCCGCCCCGGACTCTCGCCGGCCCAGCTGGCCACGGTCTGTGTCCTGCAGTTTCTGCTCAATCTCTCCGACCGGCAGGCGGCCGAAACCGTGCCGCATCGACTTCACGTACGCACACGCCCTGGACCTGGACGACCCGGGATTCCACCACAGCGTGCTGACGGACTTCCGTGA
- a CDS encoding glycoside hydrolase domain-containing protein: protein MADEMVRTAQQFINGVYGGKLGIGRLPETGETGWSTMFALTRALQYELGITSLSDAFGPTTLTTLTSKYPVLNGDTVPSQNFTKIIQSALYCKGYDGGDIDGTYNSRVASSMARLKQNMGVDFVYPGGNLVPKVFKGLLNMDAYVTVNGGTETVRAVQRWLNGSYVSRRDFYIIPADGNHSRDVAKSMLFAVQYELGMADGTANGVFGPGTQSGLKSHTVSTGDSGPWVQLFSAGMVLNQRPGVTFSGTFTSSLASAVSTFQSFVKLAVTGTGNFSTWASLLVSYGDQSRNGEACDGVTKITAARAATLKAQGITYIGRYLTNPIPDDPELPEKEIQPGELQTIAENGLRCFPIYQTFGRAAANFSYPQGRAAGQAAINAALDHGFKPGSRIFFAVDFDALDEDVTRNVLPHFKGIRDAIADDGNRFGVGVYGPRNVCTRVGEAGHATASFVSDMSSGFSGNFGYPLPTNWAYDQIVTRTVGSGAGSINIDINIASGRDTGQGSFDAPRGQLPDTSLDSDLITAMRTDVGKYMESIGFPNDGGLRSHTHEECFRRVVLEYDSVTTLLAYRYNMRKALIQTTAYWEMRHIDPVDLSWDAEIALEFLTTRSFRDSSTGLAQIFGKTAVLAWNNAVRKGYAEGTIRDVTNDEAKYNIWADCRHDDQFSMSTVPLIHLWNADGAPGADPEETPLRSMRLNYTDSEVFQILRRYQGTNAEAVEHARQRMALYQIMEKYNSISRHN, encoded by the coding sequence GTGGCCGACGAGATGGTGCGCACGGCGCAGCAGTTCATCAATGGCGTATATGGAGGAAAGCTAGGCATCGGCCGTCTGCCGGAGACCGGGGAGACCGGATGGTCGACCATGTTCGCCCTGACTCGCGCCCTCCAGTACGAACTGGGCATCACCAGTCTGTCCGACGCGTTCGGGCCCACCACGCTGACGACCCTCACCTCCAAGTACCCGGTGCTCAACGGGGACACGGTCCCGTCGCAGAACTTCACCAAAATCATTCAGTCGGCTCTTTATTGCAAGGGCTACGACGGCGGTGACATCGACGGCACCTACAACTCGCGAGTGGCCTCGTCGATGGCCCGTCTGAAGCAGAACATGGGAGTGGACTTCGTCTACCCCGGCGGCAACCTGGTGCCGAAGGTCTTTAAGGGCCTCCTCAACATGGACGCCTACGTGACCGTCAACGGCGGCACGGAAACCGTGCGGGCGGTGCAGCGGTGGCTCAACGGCTCGTACGTGTCCCGCAGGGACTTCTACATCATCCCGGCCGACGGCAACCACTCGCGCGATGTCGCCAAGTCGATGCTCTTCGCGGTGCAGTACGAGCTCGGAATGGCCGACGGCACGGCCAATGGCGTCTTCGGCCCCGGCACCCAGAGCGGGCTCAAGAGCCACACCGTGTCCACGGGTGACTCCGGCCCCTGGGTACAGCTCTTCTCCGCCGGCATGGTGCTCAACCAGCGTCCGGGAGTGACCTTCTCCGGGACCTTCACCAGCTCCCTGGCCTCGGCTGTCTCCACCTTCCAGTCCTTCGTGAAGCTGGCCGTGACGGGCACCGGCAACTTCTCCACATGGGCTTCGCTCCTGGTGTCCTACGGGGACCAGTCCCGCAACGGTGAGGCCTGCGACGGAGTAACCAAGATCACCGCAGCGCGCGCTGCCACCCTGAAGGCCCAAGGCATCACCTACATAGGCCGCTATCTCACGAACCCGATCCCGGACGACCCCGAGCTCCCGGAGAAGGAGATCCAGCCCGGAGAACTGCAGACGATCGCCGAGAACGGGTTGCGCTGTTTCCCGATCTACCAGACCTTCGGGCGGGCCGCAGCGAACTTCAGCTATCCGCAGGGGCGCGCGGCGGGACAGGCAGCGATCAACGCGGCGCTGGATCACGGTTTCAAGCCGGGCAGCCGGATCTTCTTCGCCGTCGACTTCGACGCCCTGGACGAGGACGTCACCAGGAACGTCCTGCCGCACTTCAAGGGCATCCGGGACGCCATAGCCGACGACGGCAATCGCTTCGGCGTCGGCGTGTACGGGCCGCGCAACGTCTGCACCCGTGTCGGGGAGGCGGGCCACGCCACCGCGTCGTTCGTCTCCGACATGTCCTCGGGCTTCTCCGGCAACTTCGGCTACCCCCTGCCGACGAACTGGGCCTACGACCAGATCGTCACCCGCACCGTGGGCAGCGGGGCCGGATCGATCAACATCGACATCAACATCGCCTCGGGCCGGGACACTGGCCAGGGCTCGTTCGACGCCCCCCGGGGCCAGCTCCCCGACACCTCGCTGGACTCCGACCTCATCACTGCCATGCGGACCGACGTCGGCAAGTACATGGAGTCGATCGGCTTCCCCAACGACGGGGGCCTGCGGTCCCACACTCACGAGGAGTGCTTCCGCAGGGTGGTCCTCGAATACGACAGCGTCACCACCCTCCTCGCCTACCGCTACAACATGCGCAAGGCGCTGATCCAGACGACCGCGTACTGGGAGATGCGGCACATCGACCCGGTCGACCTGTCCTGGGACGCGGAGATCGCCCTCGAGTTCCTGACGACCAGGAGCTTCCGGGACAGTTCCACGGGCCTCGCGCAGATCTTCGGCAAGACAGCGGTGCTGGCCTGGAACAACGCCGTCAGGAAAGGCTACGCGGAGGGCACCATCCGCGATGTCACCAACGACGAGGCCAAGTACAACATCTGGGCCGACTGCCGACACGACGACCAGTTCTCCATGTCGACAGTGCCGCTGATCCATCTGTGGAACGCAGACGGGGCACCGGGCGCGGACCCCGAGGAGACGCCGCTGCGCTCGATGCGCCTGAACTACACCGATTCGGAGGTCTTCCAGATCCTCCGGCGGTACCAGGGCACCAACGCCGAGGCCGTGGAACACGCCAGACAGCGGATGGCTCTCTACCAGATCATGGAGAAGTACAACTCCATCTCCCGGCACAACTGA
- a CDS encoding acyl-CoA-like ligand-binding transcription factor gives MVGVSTRPAVTMAQRKRQLVTDELTESALQLMAREGFDAVTVDAIAADAGVSKRTFFRYFASKEDVVVQFLADMGTGMRAELAARPEAEPLSAALRHAVWVAMAACADGAEHSGRALRVVQLILRTPALRARFLEHQAQWRDDLAVETARRLGLDPETDLSPRLAAGAALAAFDTVLRRWSDSDGVEDPAALTDRAFAFLAPALDSDSP, from the coding sequence ATGGTGGGCGTGAGCACCCGCCCCGCAGTGACCATGGCCCAGCGCAAACGGCAGCTCGTCACCGACGAACTGACCGAATCGGCGCTCCAGTTGATGGCGCGCGAAGGGTTCGACGCGGTCACGGTCGACGCGATCGCCGCCGACGCCGGCGTGTCCAAGCGGACGTTCTTCCGGTACTTCGCGTCCAAGGAGGACGTGGTGGTCCAGTTCCTGGCCGACATGGGAACGGGCATGCGCGCCGAGCTGGCCGCCCGCCCCGAGGCCGAACCCCTCTCCGCGGCCCTGCGGCACGCCGTCTGGGTCGCCATGGCGGCCTGCGCCGACGGTGCCGAGCACTCCGGCCGGGCCCTGCGGGTCGTCCAGCTGATCCTGCGCACACCTGCCCTGCGCGCCCGCTTCCTGGAGCACCAGGCCCAGTGGCGCGACGACCTCGCCGTGGAGACGGCCCGCCGCCTCGGGCTCGACCCGGAGACGGACCTCTCCCCGCGCCTCGCCGCCGGGGCCGCGCTGGCGGCGTTCGACACCGTGCTGCGGCGCTGGAGCGACAGCGACGGGGTCGAGGACCCCGCCGCGCTCACCGACCGGGCCTTCGCCTTCCTCGCCCCGGCGCTGGACAGCGACAGCCCCTAA
- a CDS encoding oxidoreductase, protein MTEQDGKQKKPRWTAERIPDQAGRVSVVTGANSGLGLATAQALARRGGHVILAVRDEEKGRRAVADITADRPGASLEVRRLDLADLDSVRAFSDALHTDHARLDTLVNNAGIMAPPRTASAQGHELQFACNHLGHFALTGLLLDLLAAGRRDPRVVTVTSVNHRKAHLRFDDLNSERDYGPMACYDRSKLANAVFGHELHRRLTASGSPVRSLLAHPGYTATNLQTSGPTGLVKLLFGRVLRPLAQHPAAGALPQLYAATAPDARGGDLIGPDGPGELRGGPTRVALAPAAVDAATGQRLWEVSGRLTDVRFPFPAAE, encoded by the coding sequence ATGACAGAACAGGACGGGAAGCAGAAGAAACCGCGCTGGACCGCCGAGCGGATCCCCGACCAGGCCGGCCGGGTATCCGTGGTCACCGGGGCCAACAGCGGCCTGGGCCTGGCGACCGCCCAGGCCCTCGCCCGCCGGGGCGGGCACGTGATCCTCGCCGTGCGCGACGAGGAGAAGGGGCGCCGGGCCGTCGCCGACATCACCGCCGACCGGCCGGGGGCCTCGCTGGAGGTGCGCCGCCTGGACCTGGCCGACCTCGACTCCGTACGGGCGTTCTCCGACGCCCTGCACACCGACCACGCGCGACTGGACACGCTCGTCAACAACGCGGGGATCATGGCACCGCCCCGCACGGCCAGCGCGCAGGGGCACGAGCTCCAGTTCGCCTGCAACCACCTCGGCCACTTCGCGCTCACCGGGCTGCTGCTCGACCTGCTGGCGGCCGGGCGGCGGGACCCGCGCGTCGTCACGGTGACCTCGGTCAACCACCGTAAGGCGCACCTGCGCTTCGACGACCTGAACAGCGAACGCGACTACGGGCCGATGGCCTGCTACGACCGGTCGAAGCTCGCCAACGCCGTCTTCGGGCATGAGCTGCACCGGCGGCTGACCGCGTCCGGCAGCCCGGTCCGGAGCCTGCTGGCACACCCGGGCTACACCGCGACGAACCTCCAGACGAGCGGGCCGACCGGTCTGGTGAAGCTGCTGTTCGGCCGCGTACTGCGGCCCCTCGCCCAGCACCCCGCTGCGGGCGCCCTCCCGCAGCTGTACGCGGCGACCGCCCCGGACGCGCGGGGCGGCGACCTCATCGGCCCGGACGGCCCCGGCGAGCTGCGCGGCGGACCGACCCGGGTGGCCCTCGCCCCGGCGGCCGTCGACGCCGCGACCGGGCAACGGCTGTGGGAGGTTTCGGGGCGGCTGACCGACGTCCGCTTCCCCTTCCCGGCGGCCGAGTGA
- a CDS encoding CopG family transcriptional regulator: MRKTTVYLPEELEVRLDAESSATGVSKAELIRRSIALLLDSAERPKRTRELPVFDSGRSRTPDEMDESVYEHIKDRTARR, encoded by the coding sequence ATGAGAAAGACGACCGTGTACCTTCCGGAAGAACTGGAAGTGCGACTGGATGCCGAATCCTCCGCGACCGGCGTCAGCAAGGCCGAGCTCATCCGGCGGAGCATCGCCCTGCTGCTGGACAGCGCGGAGCGGCCGAAACGCACCCGGGAACTGCCCGTCTTCGACAGCGGACGCTCCCGCACGCCTGACGAGATGGACGAATCGGTGTACGAACACATCAAGGACCGGACGGCACGTCGTTGA
- a CDS encoding type II toxin-antitoxin system VapC family toxin, whose protein sequence is MIIVADTSALYAAFDAAQAEHSEAARILENERLAISPLVVTELDHLVHRDLGFPAAMQVMEALNSRMDDGQYRLAELRLADLRTAQEVRQKYEGLRLDLADAVGVVLADRYRTDRIFTLDQRDFRAMSPLTPGLEAFRILPADG, encoded by the coding sequence TTGATCATCGTTGCCGATACCTCAGCTCTCTACGCCGCTTTCGACGCCGCACAGGCAGAGCACTCGGAGGCGGCCCGGATCCTGGAGAACGAGAGGCTCGCCATCTCCCCCCTGGTCGTCACCGAGCTGGACCACCTGGTCCACCGGGACCTGGGGTTCCCTGCGGCCATGCAAGTGATGGAGGCGTTGAATTCCCGTATGGACGACGGGCAGTACCGCCTCGCCGAACTGAGGCTCGCGGACCTGCGTACCGCCCAGGAAGTCCGTCAGAAGTACGAAGGCCTCCGGCTCGACCTGGCCGACGCGGTCGGAGTGGTCCTCGCCGACCGGTACCGAACGGACCGCATCTTCACCTTGGACCAGCGCGACTTCCGCGCCATGTCACCGCTGACTCCCGGACTGGAAGCCTTCCGTATCCTGCCCGCCGACGGCTGA
- a CDS encoding EamA family transporter, whose translation MNDQRSAAEPAAAAVAVPESVTALEGAAPAGRTGAERRAALTPIVLVVAGGLSVQFGSAVAALLMPKAGALGVVTLRLAAAALILLVICRPKLRGHSRADWGTVLAFGVAMGGMNTLFYQALDRIPLGIAVTLEVLGPLALSVFASRRLINLVWAGLALVGVVLLGGGGFDRLDPVGAAYALGAGAMWAAYIVFSARTGRRFPQADGLALAMVVAAVLSLPLGIIESGAKLTVPSTVALGAAVALLSSVLPYTLELMALRRLPAPTFAVMMSLEPAIAAGAGFLILDQALSTTDALAIALVIGASVGAVRSRTGPRREG comes from the coding sequence GTGAACGACCAGCGCAGCGCCGCCGAACCGGCCGCCGCAGCCGTCGCCGTACCCGAATCGGTGACGGCACTCGAAGGCGCCGCGCCCGCCGGGCGGACCGGGGCCGAGCGCCGGGCGGCGCTGACGCCGATCGTGCTGGTGGTCGCCGGCGGCCTGTCCGTCCAGTTCGGCTCGGCCGTCGCGGCGCTCCTGATGCCGAAGGCGGGCGCGCTGGGCGTCGTCACCCTGCGGCTGGCGGCCGCCGCGCTGATCCTGCTGGTGATCTGCCGCCCGAAGCTGCGTGGCCACTCGCGTGCCGACTGGGGCACGGTGCTCGCCTTCGGCGTCGCGATGGGCGGCATGAACACGCTCTTCTACCAGGCGTTGGACCGGATCCCGCTCGGCATCGCCGTCACGCTGGAGGTGCTCGGCCCGCTGGCCCTCTCGGTGTTCGCCTCGCGCCGCCTGATCAACCTCGTGTGGGCGGGCCTCGCCCTCGTCGGCGTCGTCCTGCTGGGCGGCGGGGGCTTCGACCGCCTCGACCCGGTCGGCGCGGCGTACGCCCTGGGGGCCGGGGCGATGTGGGCGGCGTACATCGTCTTCAGCGCCCGCACCGGCCGCCGCTTCCCGCAGGCGGACGGGCTGGCGCTGGCGATGGTGGTCGCCGCGGTCCTCTCGCTGCCCCTGGGCATCATCGAGTCCGGCGCGAAGCTCACGGTCCCGTCCACCGTGGCGCTCGGCGCGGCGGTGGCCCTCCTCAGCTCGGTCCTCCCGTACACCCTGGAGCTGATGGCGCTGCGCCGGCTGCCCGCGCCCACGTTCGCCGTGATGATGAGCCTGGAGCCGGCCATCGCCGCCGGCGCGGGCTTCCTGATCCTGGACCAGGCCCTTTCCACCACGGACGCCCTCGCCATCGCCCTGGTCATCGGGGCCAGCGTCGGCGCGGTGCGCAGCCGGACGGGCCCACGCCGCGAGGGGTGA
- a CDS encoding LysR family transcriptional regulator, with translation MNEAPPTGRPVELRHLRAFLAVAEELNITRAAARLRLTQPAVSRTLAALERHLGVRLVDRSTHHLALTPDGVAFRDKAAAAVAAFDEALDPGRLRTWPLRLGHAWSAFGPYTTPLLRAWQERHPGTPLELLRIDDRTAGLTRGEVDAALLRGPVDAPGLVAEVLFTEVRVAAVTADGPLAGRASLALADLAEGPVVLNTVSGTTTAGLWPPHARPATTVTVGNTDDWLTAIAAGRGSGVSTASTASLHPHAGVVYVPLDDAPGVPVLLARRDAPGHPALPELAALAREIVTRGTTR, from the coding sequence ATGAACGAAGCGCCCCCCACCGGCCGCCCCGTGGAACTCCGGCACCTACGGGCCTTCCTCGCGGTCGCCGAAGAGTTGAACATCACGCGTGCCGCCGCCCGCCTCCGGCTCACCCAGCCCGCCGTGTCCCGCACCCTCGCGGCGCTGGAGCGGCACCTGGGGGTCCGGCTCGTCGACCGTTCCACCCACCATCTCGCCCTGACCCCCGACGGCGTCGCCTTCCGTGACAAGGCCGCCGCCGCGGTCGCCGCCTTCGACGAGGCCCTCGACCCCGGCCGGCTGCGCACCTGGCCGCTGCGGCTCGGGCACGCCTGGTCCGCGTTCGGGCCGTACACCACGCCGCTGCTGCGGGCCTGGCAGGAGCGCCACCCGGGGACCCCCCTGGAGCTGCTCCGGATCGACGACCGCACCGCCGGCCTGACCCGGGGCGAAGTCGACGCGGCGTTGCTGCGGGGGCCCGTGGACGCGCCGGGACTCGTCGCCGAGGTGCTGTTCACCGAGGTCCGGGTGGCGGCGGTGACCGCGGACGGGCCGCTCGCGGGACGGGCCTCGCTCGCCCTCGCCGACCTCGCGGAAGGTCCTGTCGTCCTGAACACCGTCTCCGGCACCACCACCGCCGGCCTGTGGCCGCCGCACGCCCGGCCGGCCACCACCGTCACCGTCGGGAACACCGACGACTGGCTCACCGCGATCGCCGCCGGCCGCGGCAGCGGGGTGTCCACGGCCTCGACCGCGTCCCTGCACCCGCACGCGGGGGTCGTCTACGTCCCGCTCGACGACGCCCCGGGCGTCCCGGTCCTCCTCGCCCGCCGCGACGCCCCCGGCCACCCCGCCCTGCCGGAGCTGGCCGCGCTGGCCCGCGAGATCGTCACCCGGGGCACGACGCGCTGA